The window TAACAGGATCTGAACGATCATTCGAAGTTAAATCTAAGCATCATGTTCAGGAACTTTCGTGCCCTAAAATTACGAGATATCAAAAAAACTTTGTACACTAATTTAAGCTGGCTAAATATCAAAGGGGATATTGTGTACCCAGAGTACATAtttgaagttctagctcaaaataccatatatataataaattaccactttgtaggtttgagcaaaaatgtgcaatttttaaatgcaaattagttgatctctgcactaaatggcagtgccttgGTTGGATAGTGGaggttaaggggcggtattaaccccttctgacatcacaaggggagccttgacctatttttcacatgcttccagagactacactctaaaaacaaacggtgctatatagcaccaaaagtggttcccCGCTCGCAACCACAGAAGAACCACCTCCAGTGCCAcacagcaccggtgaagcaccggcGAAGCACCTGTGCAGAACCAAACAGGGGCCacatagcaccacatatggttctacatagcaccaTGTGGTTccacacaggtgcttcactggtgcttcacaggtgctatatggcactaaatggttcttctatgattacgagcaaagaaccacttttggtgctatatagcaccgtttgtttttagagtgaatggtttaccaaacctaagttactgggttgatctttttcacattttctaggttgatagaagaacTGTGGacctaattatagcacttaaacatagaaaaaaatcagattttcatgatatgtcttcTTTAGataatttcatatttattttaaaacactgtAGTGTTCCCGTCACTCATTTGGTACAGCACTGCGTTATAAATGCAAAAGGTCCTAGTTCGAACCCCAGAGAATAGGCCTACACATAGGGGccgtttcccggacagggtttagatttagccaggactaggccttggttattttaggacatttaagtagtttttacaaacatacctgacaaaaaacattatgtgtgcatctttagacaaaactatatattttaaaatatgtcagtgcaagttgtttaaAGTTAATACTGCCCAGACatgcatttttaatatttaagtcctgtctgggaaactgccttTTAGGCCTATACTGGCttaaaatgtatagattgaatgTACAGTAAGTCGTTTTGAATAAGAGCTTCTGCCATTAATAATTTTGTGGTAGAAAAACATAGTGTTGCACATTTTATTGGTGCAGATTTGCAGCTGCTTTTATCACTTAATTAGAATAACCACAGTTATTAAATTGTGTCGTCTGCTCCAAAAGGGACTACTGAACAGACatttatatttactaaaaaaatgcaGATATGGAAGTATTCACATTAGTAAAGAAAATGTAGAAATGCTTCTTTCTTATGTTATTAAAAATCGTTAAGTGTGTACTATCGGGTGATGACGTGTTACACACTTGCGGTCTTCACGCCCACGTGAACACTTTTGCCAAACGGTGCTCTTCGCAGCCATATTCCCATCTGTAAGAGTGTGGTCAAATAAATGAGGTTGGAAAAAAGTGTATAATGTTTATGAAAAATCAATAATAAAATGCACCTCAGAAAGTCAAGAGAGGCTAGCTGTGGAGGGGTAGATATAAGTCAAGCGTTCAACATTTAACGtgtatttaaaacaaaagcGCGACGTAAATTTTAAACAAAGTCTAAATGTAGCCTATAGTGATTATTAATTACGTTATGCAGTAATCATTAGGATGTTTTAGGGTTATTTTTGGAGCTGTTCAGGTGCTGAAGTTGATGGCATTAATTACGGTGATAGAGTCTCCAGTCCTGTTCATTCAATGCtaatttattttaagatttcatttaaattattgtcatttatacattttacatttcagCAATAACGTATAAAAGGCAACACTTTGTCAGCCTGACCAGTTATGTTTTCAGATTTGGCAACAAATTGAGCATGTGAGACGATTAGCAGCTTAGTCAAACGGCAATGCAGTTGACTCGTTTTAGTTGTTCATATCGTATATAATTGGTCCAAAGATACATATTTTGGATGCCTTAATTGTCACACCCATATCATGATGAGTTGAATCAGTTGTGTTTGGGAACAAAAACAGGAAAGTGAAAATCTGTTGTAGATCCTTTAACAAAATTAAATTTCTTCCACTAGATGGAGACTTTTCTTCTTGTGTACCTAAAACAAATTCATCATATTGTTTTCAGATAACTGTTGCTACAAATGTAATAATGATACACAACGAtattgaattattattattattctcatcttcgtatttatgttttatattatactTCAAGCACAATTGTTTGTCGTTGCTTCGACTAAACGTTGCTTGATATTTATATGGTCCATAtctttttaataattaaagacTTCACAAATTTGATCAATAATATGATCTATTATTCGCAAGACTTTCTTTACAACAAGACCTGTATACAACATAACCGTAAAAAATAGCATAAGATATTTATTTCTTTTGCTTCCTTAATTTctttatcatatttttttataatattttgacaGATCAGGTGTCATTAGAAATATACAACAAAACCTTGCATATATATTCACACTGAATTAACAAAACGTTTACAGTTGGCAAACAATATATAGCTAATACAAAGAACTGTAgcctataaaataaataaatgtataaaataaaggCTAAAATACACAGTGGTCACACGAATTACTGGGTTTCCATTACTCTCTTTAAGACAATGACAACAGTTtcgtttaaaataaataagactGTCGTTACCCTGAGAGTAAAAATAATTATGCAATAATCAACCATTCACAGACAAGCTTCAACAATGATGATGGACcagtaatataataataaaaatacataaaaaaaataaaataaaacgttgCATGCGttgttacatatttttttaaaacgtCATTGATCATTGTTGATGAATCCAACTTCGACGGCAAGTAAAGGAATTTTACTGACCCTCCAGATTTCCATTGGGTGTTGGTGGTGAATGGGGTCCTGGGGAAATATCGTGCAGTTTcctaatgtgttttttaagatCAAAGTTCCTGCAGAAACCCTTTCCGCATGTAGGACACGTGAAAGGCTTCTTGTCGTTGTGCGTGTGCATGTGAAATGTAAGGTTGTACACCTGGTGGAATGCTTTGTTGCAGATATTGCACTTAAACTGTTTCTCTCCGCTGTGAGTCAATTTGTGGTTTTTGTagttaccttaaaaaaaaaaataaaacgatCATGTGAGCAGTCAATCACAATAAATATAACACTAAACATACATATATCTATCTgtcaatatttaattttaaattaggAATAGCAATAAGGTGACATGATTAAATATAAAACCCCATAAAAGCGGATTTGTTTACCTTTTTGGTGAAATCCTTTGCCGCAGAATTCACAAATGAAAGGTTTGTATCCCGCATGAATTCTCGTATGGGTGTTGAGAGTTGAACTTCGGTTGAAAGCTTTACCACATTGGTTGCATTTGTGCGGTTTTTCCTGCACACATACGGGAGAAACATTAGTAGAACTTGTGCTGTCATTCGATTATTAAATATAGCCTATTTAATGcactatttattcatttaacgAATAAAccagtttaaaacaacaaataaaaaaataaaggttttaaaagGTTCTCAACGATTTATTTTTGGTCTCTTTCTTAcaatttaaaagaacattattCCACTACAAAGCACCCTTTGTGCAACAAAAAGTATTCAAGTGCACCCCAGAAACAGAACCAAGATTTCGAGAAAGGGCATAATATGACCCGTGTTTAAACGCTTTATATGAAATCATGTAGCCTGACAAAGAACCTTTTAGAAACCTTTATTTGTAGAATGAACGATTAAcggataaaataaaaaagacgaAAAATTAACAACAGGATGGTTGTATTTCTTAATTAAAATATGATAATATGTAATAATTATACTACGATAAACATTTTAAGctgtattttattaacaaaattaataataattaattcgtTACATTTTATACTAACGTTTTAAACTAAATAACGAAAaattccttaaaaaaataatttataaataaaccaatacgtaaaaataataaatacaacatCCACAAAAAGTTACGATTTTACAAGGAAAATAAAACGAtgtcatgtatatattttataatacactagtcaacattcaaagtggatcaaaacctttgaTAAAAGTTAACATAAAACCAATCCCCCAATACCCATTATTTTATAGGACAACTTAAATAACCGTTTTGATCCACATCAAATGTTGactatatttaatataatttataaacaGTCCTATTTTCCTATTTACTCTAACAGATACTTTCAGAAATAATTATGTTGATGAAAACAACCAGTTAGGTTTATTGTAATATTATGCGCAGTATTACCTGAGTATGGATGATTTTATGGCGACAGAGAGTACTCGCTTGTCTGAAGCCTTTGCCGCACACTTTGCACACAAACGGTCTGGCTCCAGTGTGCACCGGCATGTGACGCGTTAAATTATAGTGTGCGTTGAACACCTGGAAACGTGAAATGCACTTTGCGTTAAACCGAGTAATGTAAcctgtgttaaaaaaaaaaaaatagggaATCTCGCGCGTCTCACCTTTCCGCAGACTTCACATGTAAACACCTTTGGTTTGGTTTGTGGGGAGCCGCTGTTTAATTTGGCGGAGTTCTTGAATAGTTTCTCGGACAGCATCTGTGCGCTCTCCTTGACGTAATGGTGCAGATGCGTCTGAGAAAGCTCCTTAAAAGACACGTTAATAGGATACCTGTCCACGGCACCGCACGCTTTGCTCTTCTCCGTGGAAAAAATGCTCCTCTGACGCGCGTGAAGAGGGCTGTTGAGCAGATACGAAGCCATGGGGTGAAGGTTGACCAGACCCGCGTGTGGCGTACACGCAGTTTCCCCGCAGTTCAGGTAACACACGGCGGCTCCCATCGCGTGGAACGACGACTGGTTCACCACGCGTGGGCGAAATAGTTTGTGTTGTCCGATGGTCGGGGTCGCGTCTTGCTGCTCGTTTTTGTAATTCAAGCCAATGCTAACCAATTCGCTCGCATTGTACGAGAAAGCGTCGGGATGATTGGCGTCTAATCCATTGATGTGCAGTTTATGGGACGGCTCGCAGGCGAGCGGCATGAGCGGTATCATGCAGTGCAGCGGGGCGGGAGTCTGCTTGGGATCCGCTTTCCCCACGGGAGCGTGAAAAAAGTTCGGCAACGGTATCGACTTTGGCTCGGGCGTCCTCGCCATAATCCTTTCGATCGAAAAAGCGAGAGGTTTGGAGCCGGTCATCATGTTTCCTCCGGTCGTTAAACTTCCCGAAGCCGAAGGGGCGCCGAATATTCCCGCTGAGTGGCAAAGTGCGCTCTCCATGACTCTGCGCGCAACACCTTTACCTGTGCCGTGTGCTACTCCTCAGATAAGTTTGATTCCTCTCAGTGACCCGCAAGAAaagacatcatcatcatcagtctTGGTCTGCTCGGGCCCCCTGGCTGTCAATTGCGGACAATCGGCACTTATGTCCGCCCCGGATTGCTCAATAAAGCGCGTTTTGTCAATAGCGCAACTCGCACGTCAAAGGCACGTAAAGCAGCCAGATGCTCGATTTAGTTATATCAATCACCAGagactttctctctctctctctctctctctctctcctcctgcACACTGCTATGGGTGACTAACTCAAGAAGGTGCTCTTTATTACCGCGCGCGTCCTGCTTAACTATACGCGTTTGGCGAATCTCGTGTCCCCTCGCACTTCACTGTGACATCACTTTACCTCACGCAACATGACAGGCGCGCGCTGCCGGGATCACTGCGTGCGTGTTTGTCAACATCTGACATGCGAAAACTCCACCTTACcttgttttactttatttaacatTGTGTATTCACACGTGAGTCAGATTGCAGGTTTTGAACAGATTTGGGGgcgattttgttttttttacctggtTTATCATCAAATATAATGCCTCAGTTTTTGCGTAGATTATGAGGAAGCACAATAAATATAGCATACAACGTAATATATTTAATGGATACAATTACATTTTACgcattttgcagatgcttttatcctaaGCAATTTACTATGCACTTTGCATTGTTTACAACACGTTTATAAGCAGTTTGTGTGTTCTTGGAATCGAACCAATAATCTTTGCGCTGCGTAATTCTCTGTACCAGATACAGAATATTTGGACATAGTGATAAAGGTCTCAAAGTGACCAAAGGCGAAAGTAGCCTATTTGAATAACGAAAGgtcatataatttatttttgttgaaTGTGTACATAATCTAACTAAATGTGACAAAATGAGCGgaattattattttctattgaaattattaatttgtttaacattcatgtgtaattagtAAAACACTATgcaaacacaaaaaagatagaaaaaaaacaatttcgaTCCACAACCTTCGTTTCCAAACGCAAactcataaacacacacacacacacacacacacacagagagagagagagagagagagagagagagagagagagaaagagagaaagaagtgAAGGCAGTGCGAAATAGAATTGATACTCACTCACTCAATGCGAAGAAATCATTCTTGAAGGATTAATCTAAAAAGGTAACATATTAAACAATTACTGCGTCGAGGACTTGTCTGACGTTTAAACggttttaataattattatttactttttaatatggGCTACATTACTTAGTCAtgtgtatatttttgtaatgtctATGGACGAACAACAATTGCGCTAAACTgataatgtttgtgtttttagggAGGCTTGAGAACATTGCTAATTGTGACTGCTGTTCAGTTGGTAGCAGATGGGTGTGAAATAACCTGCAATTTGAAGCTTTTTCACTAACAAGCCGTCGCCTCATTGTCATATGCTTCTCCTCGGATTTCCTCAATTGGGAAATGGGAAAATAAGTCCTATGTAACGATAATAGGacataaaatgcattttaatgtcTTTTGGTGTTTGCTTTTTTGGCGTTTATTTTTAGGAGGTAAAATATGCTCAAGCAGGCATTTAAAAGTCTGaatgtaatataaaaataaatgtgattatAATTTGAAAATGAGCTCGATTTTAATTTGTTCATTTTAGGAAGATAATTAAATGGATTTCTTTTTATTGTCCACTCTTCAATGATTTGACTGGAGAAATGGTTTTATCATATttccagcccagtctcctgaaaatgcgtataaatagcacgaagtgtaaaactcgtgcaatacatatacgccaaattccactttggcgtgcatatgatacgccagtccttcccattcacttaaacggtgcatcttttttgtcgttttctttattggtttctcaattttgttgctattttttaccattttcgcttgggtttagggttagaacaacttttgttatataaaaatgacatcctaacccaaaccccaactctaaccccaactccaagcgaccatggcttaaatatggtcaaaaacatggagaaacctgtatattaaataacctcattaagcaaatctaaaatctaaccctaaacccaagcgaaaaaactgaagaaaaaaaagagaaaccaataaatgaaacgacaaaaaaagatgcaccctttaagtgaatgggaaggactggcgtatgcacgccaaagtggaatttatttatacgcatcctcgCATTTCAAATGAACTAAATTTTTTCTACAAAAGAAATACAACTAATATGATTTCATATGTTTTGGCCTTATTATCATGCTTTATTTGTAGGCAGAAAAAAATCAGTTTGAAATAAGATTTTCATTTGTTCTTCGTTCAGTCAAGGTCTCTGGTTTAGACtagtaaataaaatgtaataactattaaataaaaaaattccacAGTAAACAAAtgccagaaatggcaaaatagtTTTATAGTTATGGCTATAACGTTCACAGTTGTCTATTTTCGGCCTTGTTGCGTttttattttgcataaaataagtAATAACGTTTTAATTTAACTACGTCTTACCATAATTATTTCTtactatttaaatatttatccTAAAGACCAGGAAATAATAAATcggtaaatgtaatgtaaatgggGACATTATTCTAATAGTAGGCTTTTATACGGTCAATAccctatttatttttttaaaccctatttttaaatttgtaaaatgtattgcAAAATAAATATGAAGGTCTTTTAAAGTGCAGTGAGTCCGGGTCTTATGGAAATAACAAAACTTCATACTGCAGCTTTACATAAACCAACAATATCTGTAAATAAAGATATACAACAATAGCAATTTTTACCAAGCTGCTTTCAATTAATTGAAGAGTTTTATATAAAGTTGGTTAAATGACAGTCTggttttttatgtaaatataaatagtaTATACATTTACCTACAGTAATATAAATAGTATATACATTTACCTacagtaatatatatataaaatatcattttaaggaatatacattaaatttatttttgagGAAGGCTGAATGTTgtttaaacatatttacataATTACTTACATAATTATCCATCAAGTCTCCTCTgaccattttatattcatattcattaTATACATGTGTGTTAGAtaaattcatatatatatatataataataaatataatatataataaataacacagACATAAAAGACCAGGTATGTGacattaaaaacactttaattttaGCACATTTAAAAGACACCTGGACAAACTCAGGTGCACAAAGACGATAGAAATATACAACTCTTGTTAAAATTCATATAGACATATTCGTTGATCTGAAACATAGACATTGACAACATACAGTACTATACAAGATACACTCAACTGTAACTTCTATCATAGCTATTGAGTGAAACAGTGTCACGATTTCATTGGCTAAACAGTGAACAACTAGCATTTCATTCACCATATTTATGGCTTTGGCCTGAGGATCCCAAGCTGATGCAGAAAACGGCACATACTGTAAGCAGACACTATCACGCTCTGTATTCTATCCTTCATTCCGGTACACCGTGCCTATATGATACCCAAACAAATCAATGGTTGGCCTCTGTGTAAACATTTGGAAATCAGCATCTACGAGTGCATCCCGCTAGCATTTCGGACAATCACGAGCCGAGGCTGCCTGGTAACGCGACGGGCCACCATATCACGCACATCAAATACAGAACGACAGAAAGAGACACCGTAGCTCGTCTGTAAGTGGCCAATGAGAGTTTTTGTACAAGCGTGGTGATGACAAGAGGGCACTTGCTGGAGTGTGAGCTGAAATCTGGCCTCTTTGTATCTATCGACTATCCATGTAGGTGCTCATATTAACCTTCCTCTTCATCGCTGTCCCTCATGGTGATGCCCTGCAGGCCGTCGGCCGCAGACACGGCCGCCGTGGCTTCCTCGATCGTGAGCCGGTTGTAAACCGTCTCGTAGCTCTTGTTGTTCAAGGTGCCGTCCAGCACGCCTTGTAGTCGGAAGTCGCGGTAGGACTTCTGTGCGAAGAGACAGGACAAATACTCTTAATTATAAAGCAATAGTTTGAAGGACAATATGTGGCACTCGTGTACTAATGAATCTCTTATTTTCCGGCTAATGGAATTCCTCGTGCAGCCAAGCCGAACTTGACACTTTTGTCACGGCCGATTAGCGCTGTATTCTTCTCTTTTTACCTTGACAATCTTGATGAGAGTTTTGAGTTGGTAAACATGCAGCTGCTGGTCCAGCCTGTCTGTCAGCCACACGCACACTGCCTTCATGAAAGAGTTGTACCATTGCTGTGAatgtgaagagagagagagataaaccTTGACCTAAAGGGGACATAAAATACGAAGCACAAAACCTCGTTTTAAGCTAATAAAAGATGTGATTTAGGCGGGGTATAATAAAGGTCCTCTTTTGGTTAAGTACAAAACTGCCTTTTATACAATTACACAATTGTGCCAGCAAATTGAAAATCGAGTCGGCGAATCATTATTGCAAAAAAAGTCATTTCTGATTTTTATTAAACCTGATACTTCAATTCATTCAGGTGAAAACATACAAGCTGCATTAAAAGCACGATTACCTGTTTAAATGTATGACGGTATTAAGAGTCTGGTTCATTAATTCACCGCTTATTACTGAACTTGCTGTAAGTATCTTCTCCTGCCCTAAGTATGATCTGAGGTCACTTTCGCACATAATAAACCGATTACAGCTAAAGATACTGAACCTACTAATTACAAGGCTAACACTTGAATGTGTGTGTGAAGGGGACACTCAACACTGTGTATTAATATTACTTGATAACGCATTCATTTTATTCCACCCGAGGACACCTTATATAATTAGAGACGCAGAAGGCCAGACTCTCAGTGATTTGACATTATGCCGCGTTCTTCCAAGATGCTAAATGGGCACGACAgccataaaagaaaaaaaaaacaaacataaagcaGCGAGCTCTTTAATCAGAAAGGTGAATTGCTTCGCGCGGGGACCCTTTGACTCCATCTCCAGTCTAATATATCTGGAAGTGATATAAAAAGTGAAAAACGATTGTCCGGTATGACTAGACACTTGGAATATGATATTAGGCGTGTGTTTGGATACAAATTACCATATCCAGTCAGGTTACAAGGTTGCCCGTTTCTTTTTAAAACATCACCAAGTAGCATCATCGATCCGGTTTTCATTTATCTAATTTTTCATACTTGATTACAGTCGGGCTTTATTTCCAATTTAACGGAAAGGCACGTGATTGAAGCGCATACGGCGGTGCCCTAATTGTTGGAGGTGAAGGAACTCCAATGCATTTCTTCATATCAGTGGTCGTCAGATGAATCTCCGAGTGTTGGTAATCACGGCCTTAAGTGTCCTCTTGTGTGGTTCATTAGAGAGGCAGGGGAGGGCAGGATCCACACCTGTGACCGGGCTGAAGGCCGTGTGGACCTCATCACTTTCCTAATCACGGTGATTTAGCATCCGCGGACAAACAGACGGCAGACTGATTTTTTGATTTCCTTACGCATCTACTGACGTACGTCAGATTGTGAGCCACAATTGTaggtgaaaatatatatatatttccacCAAACAGTTAACCGGAGAGATTCGAGAGAAATTAGATTAGGCGATTGATGCGTATAAAGAGACGCTCGGCACAAATGTGCACACGGTGTGTTTGATGAGGAAGCTTCTGTGGTGACACGCGGCGACCTCTCTCCGAGTCGTCTCCCGATACATGACTGTGTTTGTCTGACACGCATTAGGAGCTGTTGGGGCGCGGGGCACATCCATTCCTCTCGTCTGTTTCCATACGGTGCCATTGGCGGCCTCGCCGAGGGTCTAATGAATCGAGAGGAGGCAACAAACAGTGCATCTTTCCAATCTAGAAACTTTTCAAAGCCagtttatgtttgtgtgtgcccTCAGGAGTGTTTGTGTCATTGTATAGATCTGCTGTTTCCAAAACATGCGTATTGAACAAAAATAAGGTAGTAGTAGCATATTTAGCTGGGTGTACTTGATAACATCGAGCTCTCTCTTTCTGAGGTCAACAGGAGTCCCGGGTGAGTATTCAGGCGCTGGAAGTGGTCACAGTGGGCTCATGAGTGCTCTTGTTGAGGCCTTCCTACAAAAACTTTCCCCACCCCTCTAACCCCCTTTGCGTCGGGTCTACAATACCTACAGCTGAAGAGAGGGGCCGGGAAGGATGGACAGACAATGTTGTGCACAGGCATAGGCTACATTACTTAAcatgagtgttgctttttaagtGGAAAATGTGTGATATTAAAACAAATGgctaatatttataaaaaattgtgAACTGGAaataaataagtatttaaaaacaacatgaaatattaaaaaactatttttcggTCACTAATCTAATAAGCAGATTTGTAATAACCAGATTTCCTCAGCTTGATCCCATGTTTTTATTAGAGAAAAGTTAAGACATACCAAATGATTTAATTTATGTTAATCAACtcaaactgttaaaaataatatatcAATTAATACTTTAATTATTTAGTAGTCTCTGACTTAAATTAGACCCTAGTGTATTAACCTAGATAAATAGAAACAGCTACACTACATGTAGCCTTATCCTAGCACACCGTAAACCTGGACAAGttcattttatttgtaaaaattgAGGAAAGTTGTTGccctaaaaaaatttaagtaatgtGAACTAAAACCAGAGTATTTGATTTAAAATTTCTAGTAATTCCAATATAATTCAGCAAGGtcaataaacttaattttaagttgatttaacttgaAATAATTTGTAATGTCAATTGTTCTGTATAACAAAGTGAGCATTACATTTTTCTATTATTAGGTAATTTATATTACTTATAAaggtattataacacaaaattctgtgatgctccacagaaacacacaaaaaactgTGATTTGACACATATTTTCAGTGTagtaaacactgatcacctgatcGGTGACTtcataaaattataatttacaacaaaacaacattttaaatatagtaGCTAAAACCTCTATGACatatattaacaaatattta is drawn from Misgurnus anguillicaudatus chromosome 6, ASM2758022v2, whole genome shotgun sequence and contains these coding sequences:
- the fezf1 gene encoding fez family zinc finger protein 1 encodes the protein MESALCHSAGIFGAPSASGSLTTGGNMMTGSKPLAFSIERIMARTPEPKSIPLPNFFHAPVGKADPKQTPAPLHCMIPLMPLACEPSHKLHINGLDANHPDAFSYNASELVSIGLNYKNEQQDATPTIGQHKLFRPRVVNQSSFHAMGAAVCYLNCGETACTPHAGLVNLHPMASYLLNSPLHARQRSIFSTEKSKACGAVDRYPINVSFKELSQTHLHHYVKESAQMLSEKLFKNSAKLNSGSPQTKPKVFTCEVCGKVFNAHYNLTRHMPVHTGARPFVCKVCGKGFRQASTLCRHKIIHTQEKPHKCNQCGKAFNRSSTLNTHTRIHAGYKPFICEFCGKGFHQKGNYKNHKLTHSGEKQFKCNICNKAFHQVYNLTFHMHTHNDKKPFTCPTCGKGFCRNFDLKKHIRKLHDISPGPHSPPTPNGNLEGQ